The window TCGTTGAACTTGCCGCTGCGGCCCACGGAGAACTGCATCGACAGGAAGATCGAGTTCGACCAGTCGATCTCGTGATCACGGATGTTGGTCGAGACGAGGTCGGCGGGGATCGTGTACCAGTAGACGCACTCCTCCCCCGCGTACTCGCGGACCTTGGCACGCGGGAAGTCCACCACCATGTCGAGCTCGCCGATGCGGAACCGCACGTGGCCGCCCACGCCGAGTCGGATCGTGCGCGACTTCTTCAGCAGCGGCTCCCACCAGTTCTTGAGGGCCTCGAGCATCTCGGCGGGCGGGATGATCTCCGCGCGGGAAGCTTCCTCGTCGCGGATCTCCTGCTGTCGCGACGCCCGCTGCTCCTCCAGGTAGTCCCACTTGTCGTCGAACATGCGGCTGATCTCGGCCTCGGTGTACAGGGTCTGCGCGGTCGTGACCTCGCCGCCGTCGATCGTGACGACCGTGCCGGGGATGAACAGCTGGCCGTCGTACTGCGGCGACAGCTCCTTCATATGCGCCAGGAACTGCTTCTGATCCGTGAAGATCGACTCGCCGTTGCGGCCCGTGCCGTTGAAGTCGAACAGGTCGTCGCGCAGGAACATCGGCGGACCGGCCATCGGGAACACGTGCGGGGCGTCGACCTTGTCGATGTAGTACATCGCCCGCTTGTTCTGGGCCTCGCGCTTGAGCCGGGCGAAGTTCTGCTTCGCGTCGAGCGGCAGGTCGTACACCATCGGCCACCAGATCGCGCCGGAGACCTGCGTGAAGTAGGCATCCGGCTTGCCGAAGTGCAGCAGCTTCTCGAGGTCGAGCGGGTGCGAGTCGTTCTGGTTGAGCATCGAGCCCGTGCCGTCGTCGACGCTCAGCGAGGAGTCGCCGATCGGGCCGTCGCTCGGCGCCCGCAGCGGCGTGATCATCAGCTTGAGATCACCGCGCTGGATGATCTCGCCCGCGGGCGCGTAGGTGATGTTCGTGTACCCGAGCGCCCGGATGTCCTGCTCCAGGTCGTCGATCGGATACTCCGGCAGCAGCACCTCGATGTCCTTGCGGATGTACCGCTCCAGGAGGGCGGGGTCGAAGTGGTCGCGGTGCCGGTGCGAGATGTACAGGAAGTCCGCCTCGCGGCCGAATCGCTCCCAGTCGAGCGCGCGGTTGTCGGGGAACGGGAACCAGGAGCCGAAGAACGAGGGCCCGAGGACCGGGTCGCAGATGATGTTCCCGCCGGCCGTCTCGATGAACATCCCGGCGTGGCCGAGTCCCGTGATCCGCATTGCATTCCTCTCGAAGATGAACCGTTCGATTGTACCGAGGTGTCCCTGGGCGACCGGTCGGACGAGCCGGAGATAACCCTCAGGCCTCGAAGAGCCCGCGGATGTCGTCGGCCGAGAGCGACTGCGCGAACAGGGCATCGTCGTCGAGCACGGCGGTGAAGAGCCGGGCCTTGCGCCGCTGCAGGGCGAGCACCTTCTCCTCGATCGTGCCGGTCGCGATCAACCGGTAGACGAACACCTGGCTCGGCTGGCCGATGCGATGCGTGCGGTCGACGGCCTGCGCCTCGGCGGCCGGGTTCCACCACGGGTCGAGGAGGAACACGTAGTCGGCCTCGGTGAGCGTCAGACCGAACCCGCCCGCCTTCAGGCTGATCAGGAAGACCGGCTGCTCGCCCGTCCGGAAGCCCTCGACCACGGCATCCCGTCGCCGCGTCGCACCGTCGAGGTGGGCGTAGGGGATCCCGGCAGCCGCGAGTCGCTCCGCCGCGAGGTCGAGGAAGGACGTGAACTGGCTGAACACCAGGGCGCGGTGGCCCTCCGCCTGGAGCTCGACCACGCGTTCCAGCAGCACGTCGAGCTTGCGCGAGCCGATCCGGGCGTCCGCGGGGTCGACCAGTCCTGGTGCGAGGCTGAGCATCCGCAGCAGCGTGAGCGAACGGAACACGATGAAACGGTTGCGGTCGAGGTCCTCGAGGAGCCCCAGCACCTTCTGGCGCTCCCGCTGCAGCACCGTCTCGTACAGCGACCGGTGCGCCGCGCTGAGCTCCACCTCGAGCACCTGCTCCTGCTTCGGAGGGAGGTCGGCCGCCACCAGCTCCTTCGTACGCCGCAGCAGCAGCGGCCGGATCCGCCGGCGGAGGCGGGCCAGGCGACGCGCGCGGTACTCGCCGCCCTCCACGTTCTCCGGGACCTTGCCCTGCTCGATCGGCTGGATGTACTGCTCCCGGAACTTCCGCGCCGACGCGAAGAGCCCGGGAGCGGTGAGCTTCAGCAGCGCCCACAGCTCGCTGAGACTGTTCTCGAGCGGGGTGCCCGTCACCGCGAACGTCACATCGGCGGGAAAGCTCGCGACGGCGCGGTGCAGCTTGGTGGCCGGGTTCTTCACGAACTGAGCCTCGTCGAGGATCAGGCCGGCCCAGGTCACCCCGGCGAAGGCCTCCGCGTCGATCCGCGCGACCGCGTACGTGGTGACCACCAGGTCCGCGCCCGCGGCGACCGTCGACAGCGATGGCCCGGACGAGGTGGACCTGGCGGCGACGCGGAGCCCCGGGGTGAACTTCGCGGCCTCGCTCAGCCACGTCGGCAGCACCGAGGTCGGGACGACCACGAGGAAGGGGCGCGTCTCTCCCGCCTCGCGGGTGTGAGCGACGAGCGCGAGCAGCTGCAGCGTCTTGCCGAGGCCCATGTCGTCGGCGAGGATGCCGCCCAGCCGGTGCCCCCAGAGGAACGCCAGCCAGTCGAGCCCCTGCTGCTGATACGGCCGCAACTGCGCCCGGACGCCGGACGGCACCGGGACCGGGGGCACCCCCGCCGCCCCGCGCAGGCCGTCGGCCGTCGCGCGCCAGCTCACGGCGGGCACGGCCTCGTCCGCGAGGTCCTCGAACTCCTCCCACAGGTCGATCTGGTGGCGGCTGAGGCGCGGCCCCGTCTCCCATTCGTCGAGGTCGCCCGCCTCGTCGATCAGCTCACGGAGTCGATCGAGCGCCGGATGGTTCAGCGAGAAGTAGGTGCCGTCGACGAGCAGGAGCTTCCTGCGACCCCTGCTCATCGCGGTGAACAGCGGCTCGAACGGGATCGTGCGCCCGTCGATGCGCACCAGGACGCCCAGGTCGAACCAGTCCGGATCGGTGGACTCGACCGTGCTCACGGTGATCTCGGGCTCGCCCGACAGTTCGCGATATGTCTTCCGGCGACCGTCGACGACCACGGTCACGCCCTCCGCCTCCAGCGCCGGCACAGCCCTGGTGACGAACTCCGCCGCCTCGACGTCGTGGAAGGCCCCCTCCGCGGCGAACGGCTCCCCGATCAGCTCGGCCCACCGCGCGGCGAGGTCGTGCCCCGCCGCACTCTCCGCCCGCAGATCCCGCACCGCCTGCGGCCCGGGGGCGAACGGCACGCGCCCGAAGCCGCGGTAGTCCCACTCGAACGCATAGGCCACCGTGTCCCCGCGGCGGAACGAGAGGCGCAGCACGGGCTGCGGCGCGGGCAGCTCCGGAAGCCGCACCCGTCCGAGCCCACGGGTCGGTACCCGCCGTGCCAGCACCGGGTAGGCGTCGCGGAGGAACACCTCCTCGTCGGCCGCCGCCACGGTGAGGCCGCCCGGCGCGAGGAGGAGGGGTCGCAGCGGTTCGGCCACCGGAGACTCCGCGAGCGTCACGTGCAGCCGCGCCCCCGACTGGTCGACCGCGTAGAGCCCCGTGCGACCGATCGGATGCACGGAGTCGGGCTCGACCGCGCGTCCGTCGAGCGTGATGGCAGGACGCACCACCAGCGTCCCGTCGTCGGCCCGAGCCACGGTGGCCTCGACCGACGCGGACTCCGCGATCGCCACGGTCGTGGACTTCTGCGTCGCGACCAGGGGGATGCCGAGTGCGCCGGCCACCCTGAGGTGTCCCCACAGCAGGCTCGACTCGATCAGGTCCGCGACCAGCCAGTCGCCCGCCGTGCCGGACAGCAGACTGTCTCTGGCGATGCTGAGCAGATCGGCGAACCATCGAGAGCGCTCACGTCCGTATTCGTCCGGCGCGCGACGAACCGCGTCCCAGGTGGCGGCTCCGAGCACCCACGCGCCGGTCGCGGCGCTGCGCTCCAGGGGACGGATGCCGAGCAGCAGCTCACCGGTCCCCTTCGCCACGTCGCGCGGCGTCGCGGTGCGCTGGGGTCGCGCGGCCCAGGGGTTCGCGCCGCGGGAATCGCGCACCCGGAGCTCGACCCCCAGCGCGAGCGCGGTCCGCGGCTCGGCGGGGACCGCCGCACCGAGGATCGACCGCCAGTCGGACGGCGCGCCGTCGTCGCGCGCGGCATCGGAGGGAACGGTCATACCCCGATCCTCTCCGAGGCCACGGACACCGGCGCCGGTGCGCTCAGGCGGCGCGAGCCACCCGGGCGAGCACGCCGTGCACGAACGGACCGGAGTCGTCGGTCGAGAACTCCTTCGCCAGCTCCACGGCCTCGTCGATCGCGACGGCGGTGGGCACCTCGTCGTTGTACAGGATCTCCCAGACGCCGATGCGCAGCAGCGCCCGGTCGACCGCAGGCATCCGCTCGAGCTTCCAGTCGCGGCTGTGCGTGGTGATCTGCTCGTCGATCTCGTCGCGCTGGTCGATGATGCCGTCGACGATCTCCCTGGCGTACAGCCAGGAGGCCTCGCGAGCGGGCTCGCTCGCCGCGCGCTTGGCCTCGGCCGCCAGCGCGATCGCGAGGTCATCGCCGCGGACGTCGGCGGAGAACAGGATGTCGAGAGCGCGCTTGCGCGCCTTCGTGCGGGCGCTCACGCCTTACTTCTCGCGGCCGAGGTAGTCACCCGTGCGGGTGTCGACCTTGACCTTCGTGCCGGTCTCCAGGAACAGAGGCACCTGGATCTCGTACCCGGTCTCGAGGGTCGCGGGCTTGGTGCCGGCCGACGAGCGGTCGCCCTGCAGGCCGGGCTCGGTGTAGGTGACCTCGAGGATCACGGACGCCGGCAGATCGATGTAGAGAGGGTTGCCGTTGTTGAGGGCGATCGTGACCTGCTGGTTCTCGAGCAGGAAGTTCTTCGCGTCGCCGACCGTCGCCGCCGGAAGCGTGATCTGGTCGAAGTCGGTCTGGTCCATGAAAACGAAGCCGTCGCCGTCGGTGTACAGGTAGGTGTAGTCACGGCGGTCGACGTTCTCGATCTCGATCTTCGCGCCCGCGTTGTACGTGCGGTCGACGACCTTGCCCGACACGACGTTCTTCAGCTTGGTGCGGACGAACGCGCCACCCTTGCCGGGCTTCACGTGCTGGAACTCGATGACGCTCCAGAGCTGCCCGTCGATGCTGAGGACGACGCCGTTCTTGATGTCTGCGGTGGATGCCATGCGCTGAAGGTTCCGTTCGTGAGTCCGTGGGGCCGGAGTCGGCCGACAGTCGATTCTACGGGATGATCACGCACGCCCCGCGTGCGCCCGCCTCTGGCCGGGGGTCAGAGAAGCGCGGCCAGCGCCCGCACCGCGTCGGCATAGCCGTCGACACCGCGCCCGATCACGCGCACCGCGGCCACATCGTGCAGGAACGAGTGATGGCGGAACTCCTCCCGCGCGTACACGTCGGAGATGTGCACCTCCGCGAACGGCAGGCCCACCCCGGTCAGCGCATCGCGCAGCACGACCGAGGTGTGCGTCAGGCCGCCCGGGTTGATGATGATCCCGATGCAGTCGGCGCGTGCGGCCTGGATGGCGTCGATGAGCACACCCTCGTGGTTGCTCTGCACCGCCCGCACCGCGAAACCGGCCTCGGCCGCGGTCTCGGTCGTGATCCGCTCGACGTCCGCGAGGGTCGCGGTGCCGTAGATGTCGGGCTCCCGCGTCCCGAGGAGGTTGAGGTTGGGGCCGTTGACCAGCAGCAGCCGACGCTCGATGCTCATGCCCTCACGCCCTCCGACCCGGCGAGCTCACGCCGCAGGACCCACTCCCGACCGAAGCCCGTCGTCTCGATCTCCCCGGTCCGTGCGAACCCGGCGCGCGCGTACACGGCCTGCGCCCGGTCGTTGTCGACGTGCACCTCCAGCTCGAGCGCGGCCAGACCCTGCTCGAGGGCCCAGGCCGCCGCCGTGTCGAGCAGAGCGTCGATCACGCCGGAGCCCCGGTGCTCGTCCGCGACGTAGACGCCGACGACGAGTCCGGCCTCGGGTCGCTCACGGTGCGGCAGCACGGTGGCGGTGCCCACCCACTCCCCCGCATCGGTCACCGCGACGAACTGCGCAGCCGCCGACGGCTCGGCCGCGTTCACGGTGCGCTCCTGCCAGAAACGGTCGGGCTGGCCGCTCGCATGTGCCACGGTGTCGAGGAACGCGATCGGGGCGGCCGGATCGGCCAGGGCGCGCAACCGCAGCGCCTTCACCTGCGGCCATTCCCCGGCTTCGACGCGACGCACGTGGACGGTCACTCTCCCACCTCCTGGTAGGCGGCGAACAGCAGCGACTCGTCGGGTGCCTGCAGCACGGTGGGCTTCGCGATGTCGTCGAGCAGGATGAAGCGCAGCATCCCGCCGCGGCTCTTCTTGTCGCGCTGCATCGTCGCCAGCAGTTGCGGCCACGCGCCGGCGCGATACGACGTGGGAAGGCCCAGGGACTCCAGGATCGACCGGTGCCTCTCGGCAGCCGCATCCGAGAGCCGGCCGGCCAGCCGCGACAACTCCGCGGCGTACAGCATGCCCACCGAGATCGCCGCGCCGTGCCGCCAGCGGTAGCGCTCGGCGTGCTCGATCGCGTGGCCCAGCGTGTGCCCGTAGTTGAGGATCTCCCGCAGACCCGACTCACGGAAGTCGTCCGACACGACCTGCGCCTTCATGCCGACCGCGAGCTCCACGGCCCGGCGGAACTCATCCGTGGTCGTGTCGACCGCCCGCGCCGGATCCGCCTCCACGATGTCCAGGATCTCCGGCGCCCAGATGAAGCCGGCCTTCACGACCTCGGCGAAACCGGCCGTCGCCTCGTTCGGGCTCAGGCTGCCGAGCTCGTCGAGGTCTCCGATCACCGCACGGGGCGCCCAGAACGCGCCGACGAGGTTCTTGCCCTCGGCCGTGTTCACGCCGGTCTTGCCTCCCACCGCGGCATCCACGAGCCCGAGGACCGTCGTGGGCACGTGCACCACCTGCACGCCGCGCAGCCAGGTCGCCGCCACGAACCCGGCGAGGTCCGTCACGGCCCCTCCGCCGTAGCCGACGACCGCGTCGGTCCTGGTGAAGTCGGCCTGGCCCATGATCTGCCAGCAGAAGGCGGCCACCTCGATGCGCTTGCCCTGCTCGGCATCGGGGATCTCGGCCAGCAGCACCTCGCGCGGGCCGTCGGCGGTGTCGGCGAGGAGGCGGTCACGAAGCTCCGCCGCACGGTTCGCGAGGGTCGGCGGGTGCACCACGAGCACCTTCCGCACGCCGGGGGCGAGGGCTGCCGAGACGCTGCCGAGGATGCCGCGCCCGATCGCGATGTCGTAGGGGTCGGCGCCGGTGACGCCGATGGTGGTCGTGCTCATCTCTGTTCTCTCCTCCATGCCACGATCTCGTCCGCGATGCGCTGCATCGGCCGTCGCGAGGTGTCGAACGAGATCGACGCGACCTCCTCGTACCACTCGCGCCGCTCCGCGAAGATCCGCTTCCACCGCTCGACGGGGTCGTCGCCGGCCAGCAGCGGCCTCGTGCCGCCGCGGAGCCGGTCGGCCACCGCGTCCTCGCTCACCGTGAGGAACACCACCGGGTGGCCGTGCAGCAGGTGCCGGGTGTCGGCGTCCGTCACGGCGCCGCCGCCGAGGGAGATCACGCCGCCCTCGCTCAGCGCCTGCGCGACCGCCGCCCGCTCGAGGTCGCGGAAGTGCGCCTCCCCGTGCTCGGCGAACAGGGCGGGGATGGGGCCGTGCGCCGCGACGATCCGCTTGTCGGTGTCGATGAAACCCACCCCGAGTCGTCGAGCGACCCGTCGACCGACGCTGGTCTTGCCCGACGCCATCGGGCCGACCAGTACCACCGACAGCGGATCAGCCGCGTTCGTCATGCGCGATGAGCGCCGCCTCGGACGCGGGTGCCGTGCGCAGCTCCTCGGGGATGCCGTCGAGGTATCCCGCCAGGTTGCGCTGTGTCTCGCGGATGCTGTCTCCGCCGAACTTCTCCAGCACGGCCCGGGCGAGCTCGATCGCGACCATCGCCTCGGCCACCACACCGGCGGCCGGCACGGCGCACACGTCGGAGCGCTGGTGGTGCGCTGTCGCGTCCTCCCCCGTCGCCACGTCGATCGTGCGGAGCGCATGCGGGACGGTCGCGATCGGCTTCATGCCGGCCCTGACGCGCAGCACCGTGCCCGTGGACATCCCGCCCTCAGTGCCGCCCGCGCGGTCCGAACCGCGGGTGATGCCCCCGGCGGCGGCGAAGAGCTCGTCGTGGGCTGCCGACCCGCGACGCCGAGTGGTCTCGAAGCCGTCGCCGACCTCGACCCCCTTGATGGCCTGGATGCTCATGAGCGCCTGCGCGAGACGGGCGTCGAGGCGCCGGTCCCAGTGCACGTGGGACCCGAGCCCGGGCGGAAGGCCGTACGCGAGCACCTCGACGATGCCGCCCAGGGTGTCGCCGTCCTTCTTCGCATCGTCGACCTCGGCGACCATCAGTGCGGACGTCGCCCGGTCGAAGCAGCGCAGCGGATCGGCGTCGAGTGCGGCGACGTCATCCGGGGTGGGAAGCGGTGCCCCGTCCGGCACCCGGACCGGGCCGATCGACAGCGTGTGGCTGACCAGGCGGATACCCAGTTCGGACAGGAACGACCGCGCGATCGCGCCGAGCGCGACCCGTGCCGCGGTCTCCCGCGCGCTCGCGCGCTCGAGGATCGGGCGAGCCTCGTCGAAGTCGTACTTCTGCATCCCGACCAGATCCGCGTGGCCGGGCCGCGGGCGGGTCAGAGGTGCACCGCGACCGCGGGACCGGTCGGTGAGCTCGACGGGCTCCGGGTTCATGACCTCGATCCACTTCGGCCACTCCGTGTTGCCGATGCGGAGCGCGATGGGGCTGCCGAGCGTCTTGCCGTGCCGGACCCCGCCCGAGATCGTGAGCTCGTCCTGCTCGAACTTCATGCGCGAGCCGCGGCCGTAGCCCAGCTTGCGACGCGCGAGATCGGCCTGGATGGCCTCGGACGACACCGGGACGCCGGAAGGCAGTCCCTCCATGACGGCGATGAGTTCTGGGCCGTGTGATTCGCCGGCCGTGAGCACGCGGAGCATTGCTCCAGTCTCCCATGCGTTTCGCGTCCGCCGCGCCGCGTGTCGTCGCGGGTCAGAGCGCTGCGCGCATGGCGGCGATCACGTCCGTCTCGGCCGGGAGGGGCGCGGCCGGATCGCCGTGGTGGAAGATGCGGATCTGTCGCACAGCCTGGTGCAGCAGCATCCCCAGCCCCGACACGACCGTGCCGTCGCCCCACGCCGCGGCGAGCGACGATGGCCACGGCGCGTACGCGGCATCGAACAGCGCACCGCCCCGAGCGGCCAGGGGCTCTGTCGCCGCGGAGGGCAGGATCGTGCCGGACGGCAGCGTCGCCACGGTCAGGTCCACCCGGCCCGGCCGCGACCCGGCATCGGCGTCCGCGAGCGGGTGCGCCGAGACGACCACCGAGAGACGCTCCCCCAGCGCCACCAGACCCGATGCCCGCTCGGGTCGACGAGCCCGGACGTCCACGCGCGACACCCCCATGTCGGCGAGGGCCACGAGGGCCGAGGCTGCCGTGGCTCCTGCTCCCAGGAGCCGCGCGGTGTCCGCGGTGGTGATCCCCGCCTCCGCCAGCGCGTCGACGATGCCCCCCACATCCGTGTTGAAGCCCGCCGGGGTGGAGCCGAGGAGGAGGGTGTTGACCGCGCCCGTGAGTTCCGCGTGCGCGTCGCGCGCCGCGGCGAACCGGTACGCCTCCTCCTTCAGGGGCATCGTGAGCGACAGCCCACGCCACGAGGGGTCGAGACCACGCACGGCAGCCGCGAATTCGTCGGCCGCGACCCGCCGGCGTCCGTACTCCCAGTCCAGGCCCAGCACGCGGTAGGCCGCGGCATGCAGCTGGGGCGACCGGGAGTGCGCGATCGGGTCGCCCCAGACCGCGAGTCGGGTCGACGTCACGGCCTCAGCAGCCCCCGTCGGGGTTCGCCCTGCACCACTCGCGCCACTTCTCCACGCCCTGCTCGTGTTCGGCGAGCGTCTCCGAGAACTGCGTCTCCCCGGTGGAGAGGTTCACCGTGACGAAGTACAGCCATGGACCGTCGGCGGGCTGCATGGCCGCCTTGATGGCCGCCTCGCTCGGACTCGCGATCGGTGTGACCGGCAGCCCGGTGTTCACGTAGGTGTTCCAGGGGTTCGGGTCCTCGAGCGCTTCTGCGGAGCTCGACACCACGCCCTCGTGCAGCGAGCCGTAGCCGTACTGCGCGGTCGAGTCCATCTGCAGCTTCATGTCGATCGCCAGGCGGTTCTCGATCACACGCGACACCTTGGCGAAGTCGTCCGTGCGACCCTCGCGCTGGATGATCGAGGCGATCGTGAGCACGCGCTGCGCGTCGTCCGCGGGCACGCCGGCCGCGTCGAGCGCCTCCCGCGTACGATCCACCATCTGCTGGATGGCCTGCGTCGCCGTGACGCCGGGATCGAACGTGTACACGGCGGGGAACAGCCACCCCTCCAGGCTCTGCGCCTGGACGCCGTAGACGGACGGATCGGCGACCGCGGCCTCGAAGTCCGCGAGCGGCAGCCCGAGCGTCTCCGCCATCGCCGGGAGCGAGGACTTGATCGTGCCGCCCTCCGACACCGAGACGGTGTTCTCGAGCTTGTTCTCCTTGTCCTGGAGGGCGGCGAGGGCGGCCTCGGCCGTCATCTTCTTCTGCAGGCGGTAGACGCCGGGATAGAACGTGACGGCGATGCCCTCGTCGATGAGGTAGTCGTAGAAGACATCGGCGGTCTTGGTCACGCCCGCCTCGTGGAGCGCTGCCGAGACCGGCTGGCCGGTGTCGCCCGACTTGATGGTGACATACACCTCGCCGGTCGCGAGCCCCGGCTCCCAGTCCTTCGCGTCTCCCCAGCCCATGGCGTCGCTGATCCGATCACCGTAGGTGCTCCACGCCCAGGCGCCGCCGGCCACGATGCCGCCGATAATCGCGAGGACGACGATGAGGGCGATCAGGCAGCCCTTGCGGCGCTTCTTCTTCGGCGCGCCCGGCCCGCGGTGGTCGTCGTCACCCGACACGAACAGGTCGTCGAGCCCGCCGCCGACGGCGGGCTCGTCGGGAGAGGTCCGCGCGGTCGAGGCGGCTGTCGGTGCGGAGACACGGGGCAGCGGCCGCGTCGCATCCGCGTCGTGCTCGATGAACGTCTCACGCGAGCCACGGGCGATGGGGACGGCCGTCGTCTCCGGAGCACGGGACGGCTCTGCCGCGGACACGGGTTCGGCGGCGGCCGATGCCCGATCCTCCGCGCGCGGCGCGACCCGTGCGGGGCGCGCGTCCGACGCGGAGTCAGCGGACCCGGACGCAGCGGGCGCGGGCGCGGTACCGGACTGGTCGAGCGACGGCTCCCCTGCCTGCTGCTGACGAGCGGCTCGCCGCGCGGCCTCACGAGCGGCGCGGCGCGAGCCTGGCACGGGGCCGCTCGTGTCGGCCGTCGGGACCTGCGGCGCCGGCGCCGGCAGGTTCTCGAAGAGGTCGCCCAA of the Microbacterium sufflavum genome contains:
- a CDS encoding DEAD/DEAH box helicase; the encoded protein is MTVPSDAARDDGAPSDWRSILGAAVPAEPRTALALGVELRVRDSRGANPWAARPQRTATPRDVAKGTGELLLGIRPLERSAATGAWVLGAATWDAVRRAPDEYGRERSRWFADLLSIARDSLLSGTAGDWLVADLIESSLLWGHLRVAGALGIPLVATQKSTTVAIAESASVEATVARADDGTLVVRPAITLDGRAVEPDSVHPIGRTGLYAVDQSGARLHVTLAESPVAEPLRPLLLAPGGLTVAAADEEVFLRDAYPVLARRVPTRGLGRVRLPELPAPQPVLRLSFRRGDTVAYAFEWDYRGFGRVPFAPGPQAVRDLRAESAAGHDLAARWAELIGEPFAAEGAFHDVEAAEFVTRAVPALEAEGVTVVVDGRRKTYRELSGEPEITVSTVESTDPDWFDLGVLVRIDGRTIPFEPLFTAMSRGRRKLLLVDGTYFSLNHPALDRLRELIDEAGDLDEWETGPRLSRHQIDLWEEFEDLADEAVPAVSWRATADGLRGAAGVPPVPVPSGVRAQLRPYQQQGLDWLAFLWGHRLGGILADDMGLGKTLQLLALVAHTREAGETRPFLVVVPTSVLPTWLSEAAKFTPGLRVAARSTSSGPSLSTVAAGADLVVTTYAVARIDAEAFAGVTWAGLILDEAQFVKNPATKLHRAVASFPADVTFAVTGTPLENSLSELWALLKLTAPGLFASARKFREQYIQPIEQGKVPENVEGGEYRARRLARLRRRIRPLLLRRTKELVAADLPPKQEQVLEVELSAAHRSLYETVLQRERQKVLGLLEDLDRNRFIVFRSLTLLRMLSLAPGLVDPADARIGSRKLDVLLERVVELQAEGHRALVFSQFTSFLDLAAERLAAAGIPYAHLDGATRRRDAVVEGFRTGEQPVFLISLKAGGFGLTLTEADYVFLLDPWWNPAAEAQAVDRTHRIGQPSQVFVYRLIATGTIEEKVLALQRRKARLFTAVLDDDALFAQSLSADDIRGLFEA
- the efp gene encoding elongation factor P — its product is MASTADIKNGVVLSIDGQLWSVIEFQHVKPGKGGAFVRTKLKNVVSGKVVDRTYNAGAKIEIENVDRRDYTYLYTDGDGFVFMDQTDFDQITLPAATVGDAKNFLLENQQVTIALNNGNPLYIDLPASVILEVTYTEPGLQGDRSSAGTKPATLETGYEIQVPLFLETGTKVKVDTRTGDYLGREK
- the aroB gene encoding 3-dehydroquinate synthase, which gives rise to MSTTTIGVTGADPYDIAIGRGILGSVSAALAPGVRKVLVVHPPTLANRAAELRDRLLADTADGPREVLLAEIPDAEQGKRIEVAAFCWQIMGQADFTRTDAVVGYGGGAVTDLAGFVAATWLRGVQVVHVPTTVLGLVDAAVGGKTGVNTAEGKNLVGAFWAPRAVIGDLDELGSLSPNEATAGFAEVVKAGFIWAPEILDIVEADPARAVDTTTDEFRRAVELAVGMKAQVVSDDFRESGLREILNYGHTLGHAIEHAERYRWRHGAAISVGMLYAAELSRLAGRLSDAAAERHRSILESLGLPTSYRAGAWPQLLATMQRDKKSRGGMLRFILLDDIAKPTVLQAPDESLLFAAYQEVGE
- a CDS encoding shikimate dehydrogenase family protein; translation: MTSTRLAVWGDPIAHSRSPQLHAAAYRVLGLDWEYGRRRVAADEFAAAVRGLDPSWRGLSLTMPLKEEAYRFAAARDAHAELTGAVNTLLLGSTPAGFNTDVGGIVDALAEAGITTADTARLLGAGATAASALVALADMGVSRVDVRARRPERASGLVALGERLSVVVSAHPLADADAGSRPGRVDLTVATLPSGTILPSAATEPLAARGGALFDAAYAPWPSSLAAAWGDGTVVSGLGMLLHQAVRQIRIFHHGDPAAPLPAETDVIAAMRAAL
- a CDS encoding Rieske 2Fe-2S domain-containing protein; translated protein: MRITGLGHAGMFIETAGGNIICDPVLGPSFFGSWFPFPDNRALDWERFGREADFLYISHRHRDHFDPALLERYIRKDIEVLLPEYPIDDLEQDIRALGYTNITYAPAGEIIQRGDLKLMITPLRAPSDGPIGDSSLSVDDGTGSMLNQNDSHPLDLEKLLHFGKPDAYFTQVSGAIWWPMVYDLPLDAKQNFARLKREAQNKRAMYYIDKVDAPHVFPMAGPPMFLRDDLFDFNGTGRNGESIFTDQKQFLAHMKELSPQYDGQLFIPGTVVTIDGGEVTTAQTLYTEAEISRMFDDKWDYLEEQRASRQQEIRDEEASRAEIIPPAEMLEALKNWWEPLLKKSRTIRLGVGGHVRFRIGELDMVVDFPRAKVREYAGEECVYWYTIPADLVSTNIRDHEIDWSNSIFLSMQFSVGRSGKFNEFLTTFLKCLSVDRIEYVENWYQEQTDQTEDAEVGDWVVQRRCPHLRADLTRTGSVDEDGVLTCSMHDWKWDLKTGRCLSTSGHPIRARKIDDVTDAVLQEAS
- a CDS encoding GNAT family N-acetyltransferase; this encodes MTVHVRRVEAGEWPQVKALRLRALADPAAPIAFLDTVAHASGQPDRFWQERTVNAAEPSAAAQFVAVTDAGEWVGTATVLPHRERPEAGLVVGVYVADEHRGSGVIDALLDTAAAWALEQGLAALELEVHVDNDRAQAVYARAGFARTGEIETTGFGREWVLRRELAGSEGVRA
- the aroC gene encoding chorismate synthase; translated protein: MLRVLTAGESHGPELIAVMEGLPSGVPVSSEAIQADLARRKLGYGRGSRMKFEQDELTISGGVRHGKTLGSPIALRIGNTEWPKWIEVMNPEPVELTDRSRGRGAPLTRPRPGHADLVGMQKYDFDEARPILERASARETAARVALGAIARSFLSELGIRLVSHTLSIGPVRVPDGAPLPTPDDVAALDADPLRCFDRATSALMVAEVDDAKKDGDTLGGIVEVLAYGLPPGLGSHVHWDRRLDARLAQALMSIQAIKGVEVGDGFETTRRRGSAAHDELFAAAGGITRGSDRAGGTEGGMSTGTVLRVRAGMKPIATVPHALRTIDVATGEDATAHHQRSDVCAVPAAGVVAEAMVAIELARAVLEKFGGDSIRETQRNLAGYLDGIPEELRTAPASEAALIAHDERG
- a CDS encoding shikimate kinase, with product MTNAADPLSVVLVGPMASGKTSVGRRVARRLGVGFIDTDKRIVAAHGPIPALFAEHGEAHFRDLERAAVAQALSEGGVISLGGGAVTDADTRHLLHGHPVVFLTVSEDAVADRLRGGTRPLLAGDDPVERWKRIFAERREWYEEVASISFDTSRRPMQRIADEIVAWRREQR
- a CDS encoding type II 3-dehydroquinate dehydratase, whose amino-acid sequence is MSIERRLLLVNGPNLNLLGTREPDIYGTATLADVERITTETAAEAGFAVRAVQSNHEGVLIDAIQAARADCIGIIINPGGLTHTSVVLRDALTGVGLPFAEVHISDVYAREEFRHHSFLHDVAAVRVIGRGVDGYADAVRALAALL
- the nusB gene encoding transcription antitermination factor NusB, with the translated sequence MSARTKARKRALDILFSADVRGDDLAIALAAEAKRAASEPAREASWLYAREIVDGIIDQRDEIDEQITTHSRDWKLERMPAVDRALLRIGVWEILYNDEVPTAVAIDEAVELAKEFSTDDSGPFVHGVLARVARAA